The DNA sequence CGATTTTGTTGATCTTCACCGGGCTGTAAAGGTTGCTCAGGAAGCGATTGAAGGGGGAGCTGATTGGCTTGAGATTGGCACTCCGCTTATTAAGAGCGAGGGGATGAATGCGATACGCCATTTTAGAAAGTTATTTCCTGCTGTAACTCTGGTTGCTGATATGAAAACTATGGATGCGGGTCGTACTGAGGTGGAGATGGCTGCAAAAGCGGGTGCAAATATTGCCGTTGTGATGGGGCATGCTCCTGATTCAACAATAAGGGAGTGTATAGAGGCGGGAAGGAACTATGGTATAAAAATTTGTGTAGACTTTATGAATGATAGCAAAATCGATGAACATATTACGAATATAGAAAAATGGGGCGCAGATTATATTGCTGTTCATACCGCTATAGATGATCAAATGCATGGGGAAACGCCTTTCAATATGTTGCAGCGTATCGGTAGTAAAGTGAAAATACCCATTGCTGTTGCAGGCGGTATAAATTCTGAAAACGTACTGGATACCGTAAATGCAGGAGCAAGCGTTGTTATTGTTGGTGGATATATTACGAAATCAAAAAACGCAAAAGTTGCAGCAGAAAGTATTAAGAATGCGATTAGAGAGAATCGAAAGATCTGTACGACACTATTTAAAAGGGTAACACCCGAAGAAGTACGGGATGCTTTAATGAAACTTTCTACGGCGAATATTTCAGATGGCAGTCATCGTGCAGAAGGTATTACCGGATTATACCCAATATATACTAATATGAAATTGCTCGGTAATGC is a window from the Candidatus Jettenia sp. genome containing:
- a CDS encoding orotidine 5'-phosphate decarboxylase, coding for MAVILQVALDFVDLHRAVKVAQEAIEGGADWLEIGTPLIKSEGMNAIRHFRKLFPAVTLVADMKTMDAGRTEVEMAAKAGANIAVVMGHAPDSTIRECIEAGRNYGIKICVDFMNDSKIDEHITNIEKWGADYIAVHTAIDDQMHGETPFNMLQRIGSKVKIPIAVAGGINSENVLDTVNAGASVVIVGGYITKSKNAKVAAESIKNAIRENRKICTTLFKRVTPEEVRDALMKLSTANISDGSHRAEGITGLYPIYTNMKLLGNAVTVRTYPGDWAKPVEAIDIAKEGDIIVIDAGGTGPAVWGELATHSALQKKIRGVVIHGAMRDVAEIRKLNFPAFTKMVMPMAGEPKGFGEINVPIRISGIQINPGDWIIGDDDGLMVLPQSEADIMVNYGMDCLEKENRIREEIISEKSSLGKVIDVLKWEKR